A stretch of the Balneola vulgaris DSM 17893 genome encodes the following:
- a CDS encoding cell division protein FtsQ/DivIB codes for MMVLGIAVLAALYWNRNVVVDSVSFDGNNVTSAEELLSQAQVPMGISPDSLNLDEISNRIEQLHYVKHVSPYVEPSGDLNFHITERKPIALLIDGDKRAYVDAEGVRLPLVDGFTHDLPLLYGFKAEVGRDTLKSSAFKQISSFLMNAQKDHFGWATISEVAYHPEEGVVALSHENGVKLVFGNNDFQIKLENWKAFYTDVIRVKGIESMQQVDLRFINQVVTRES; via the coding sequence ATGATGGTGCTTGGAATTGCTGTGCTTGCAGCACTCTACTGGAACCGTAATGTAGTGGTAGATAGCGTTTCATTTGATGGTAACAATGTGACTTCAGCAGAAGAATTGCTAAGCCAAGCTCAAGTTCCAATGGGAATCAGCCCTGATAGCTTAAACTTGGATGAAATTTCAAACCGAATAGAACAGCTCCATTACGTGAAGCATGTATCACCATATGTTGAACCAAGCGGTGATCTAAATTTTCATATAACCGAGCGTAAGCCTATTGCCTTACTCATTGATGGAGACAAAAGAGCATACGTAGATGCTGAAGGAGTTCGCCTCCCTTTAGTAGATGGATTTACACATGACCTACCCCTCCTTTATGGGTTCAAAGCGGAAGTGGGTAGAGACACATTAAAAAGTTCAGCGTTCAAACAGATCAGTAGTTTTCTGATGAACGCTCAGAAAGATCATTTTGGATGGGCTACGATTAGTGAAGTAGCATATCATCCTGAAGAAGGAGTAGTGGCCCTAAGCCACGAAAACGGAGTTAAACTGGTATTCGGAAATAATGACTTCCAGATTAAACTCGAAAATTGGAAAGCCTTTTATACTGATGTAATCCGAGTAAAGGGGATTGAAAGTATGCAACAGGTAGACCTAAGATTTATAAATCAGGTGGTAACCCGTGAAAGTTAA
- the ftsA gene encoding cell division protein FtsA produces MSESENIMVGLDIGTTKICAIVASIEHERINILGVGKAPSDGLNRGVVVNIDKTVNAIKDAIAQAELASGIQVNSVNVGIAGDHIRSMRSKGVITINNKDNEITALDVERLLEDCQRIMLPTDQQILHVIPQEFVVDGQDGISDPVGMSGMRMEAEVHIITGLVSAAKNIYRCVERAGYQVADIILEPLASSYSVLDEEEKEAGVVLVDIGGGTTDVAIFQDNTIRHTAVIAIAGQKVTDDIRLGLSVLDDQAETLKRKHGESYADMIQEDEVITVPGIAGRPPKEITKSILAKIIQARMEEIMEIVGIEIKRSGYSDALSAGVVLTGGGSLIKNICPLANEILGMDAKIGIPLGITGGLVEEVNSPIYATGVGLVVHALKTGMTTNQTMMPASQKPSKNMEQVMTKIADRMKSWFKEL; encoded by the coding sequence ATGTCTGAATCAGAAAACATCATGGTAGGTCTCGATATAGGGACCACAAAAATTTGCGCGATCGTTGCTTCTATTGAACACGAAAGGATCAACATCCTGGGGGTGGGGAAAGCACCCAGCGATGGACTTAATCGTGGTGTAGTTGTTAATATCGATAAAACAGTGAACGCCATTAAAGATGCTATTGCTCAAGCCGAGTTAGCATCAGGGATTCAGGTAAACTCTGTGAATGTGGGTATTGCGGGCGATCACATCCGTAGTATGCGCAGTAAAGGTGTGATTACCATCAACAACAAAGACAATGAAATTACCGCACTTGATGTTGAGCGCCTACTTGAAGATTGCCAACGCATCATGCTTCCTACCGATCAGCAAATCTTACACGTAATTCCACAGGAGTTCGTAGTAGATGGGCAAGACGGTATCAGCGACCCAGTAGGAATGAGCGGAATGCGTATGGAGGCAGAAGTACACATTATCACGGGCTTGGTATCTGCGGCTAAAAACATCTATCGCTGTGTGGAAAGAGCAGGCTATCAAGTAGCAGATATAATTCTTGAGCCACTAGCGTCCTCTTACTCTGTACTAGATGAAGAAGAGAAAGAGGCAGGCGTGGTACTTGTTGATATTGGTGGGGGAACTACTGATGTAGCCATCTTCCAAGACAATACCATCCGTCACACCGCAGTAATTGCCATAGCTGGGCAAAAAGTAACCGACGATATTCGACTTGGGCTAAGTGTACTCGACGACCAAGCAGAAACTCTAAAACGTAAGCATGGCGAAAGTTATGCAGATATGATTCAGGAAGACGAAGTGATTACCGTACCGGGTATCGCTGGCCGTCCTCCAAAAGAAATTACCAAAAGCATTTTAGCCAAAATCATTCAGGCTCGAATGGAAGAAATCATGGAAATCGTAGGCATCGAGATTAAACGAAGTGGATACTCGGATGCCTTAAGTGCTGGTGTAGTACTTACAGGTGGCGGTTCCTTGATTAAAAACATCTGTCCATTAGCGAATGAAATATTAGGTATGGATGCCAAGATCGGTATCCCTCTCGGTATAACCGGAGGATTGGTAGAAGAGGTTAATAGCCCCATCTACGCCACAGGTGTAGGTTTGGTTGTTCATGCTTTAAAAACCGGCATGACCACCAACCAAACTATGATGCCTGCATCCCAAAAACCAAGTAAGAATATGGAACAAGTGATGACTAAAATCGCTGACCGTATGAAAAGTTGGTTCAAAGAGCTTTAG